The Candidatus Alcyoniella australis genomic sequence GCCGGATCAACCCTCCGAAAGCCCGGGCGTTGATTGCGCCACCATGGACGATTACCGCGACGGCCTATGGGCCGGAGACTACTGCAGTAGGCCCCACCCCTCGGTCTGCGTAATGCCCTAGGCACCTTTGAGGTGCCACAAAACTCGCGTAGTTCGCTGGTCGTAACGCCACGAGCCTCTCCGCGCCCGGCTTTGAGCCGGGCAAAACTCGCAAGTGGATCAAACTCGTAGCTCAACGATGATCCCCGCGACGCGGGGCAGATCGGCGTAGAACGACCAGGGAAATATGCGTTTTTTGTGGCGGCTCAAAGCCGCCGCTGCGAGCCTACACACAAAGATCGTTTTCACGATCTTTCCCCACCTCCCTGTCGCGGAAAGCGCAGCGTTGCACGTTGCTTTGTCCGTTACGCGGCCGATGGTATCGTAACGTCCGACAATTCGGACGGAGACAAAATGGCGTCGGAAAAGAAAGTCCACACCACGCGCGGCGGGCGTTTCTTCAAGCTCGGCGGGCTCAGCGCGCGGGTCGGATCTTCGTACCTGGGCGAGCGCATCAAGGATACGTTCCTGTCCCAGGACAAACGCCGCGACTCGCTGTCCAAGGCCCACACCCGCAACGCCCAGCGCGTGGTCGAAACCTTCGGCGAGCTCAAGGGCGCGGCAATGAAGCTCGGCCAGCAGATCAGCCTCGCCGCGGACATCCTGCCGCCGGAAATCACGCAGGTGCTCTCGCAACTCCAGCGCACCGCGCCGCCCGTGCCGTTCTCACAGTTGCGCGAGCAGTTCCTCAGCGAGCTGGGACGCGAGCCAGAGGAGCTGTTTCAGAGCATCGACCAGACCGCCCACGCCTCGGCCTCCATCGGCCAGGTGCACCGCGCGGTACTTAAAGACGGCCGCGAGGTGGTCGTTAAAATCCAGTACCCCAACGTCGATCAGATGGTCGAGAGCGACCTGTCCAATTTGCGCTCGTTGGTGCGCACCATCGGCCGCGCCTGGTTCAAGGCCGACGTGGATAAATTTTTCGAGGAGGTGCGCGAGCTGATCACCGAGGAGCTGGATTACGAGATCGAGTCGTACAACCTCAAGCTGTTCCGCAAGCTGCTACGCGACCGCGACGACGTATTAATCCCCGAGCCGCTGGACGACTACAGCTCGCAACGCGTGCTGACCATGACCTATCTCGAGGGGCGTTCGTGGGACGAGCTGTGCTCGGATCGTGTCGATCAGTCGTTGCGCAACGAGCTTGCCGCGCGGCTGTTCGAGCTGCTGCTGCATCAGGTGTTCGATTTGCACGTGCTGCACGCTGACCCGCATCCGGGCAACTACGCCCTGGATAGCCGAAACCGGCTGGTGATCTACGACTTCGGCTGCATTAAAAAATTCCCCGCACAGTTCGTACAGGCCTACCAACAAACGCTCAGCGACGGTTTCCACCGCCGCTTCGAGCGGCTGCCCGAGGACTGCGATAATTTGGGAATTCGCGTGCTGGACGACGATCGCCCCGATCCGCAGATCTATCGCCAGGCCTGCGAGATCGGTCTCGAGCCGTTTGGCCGCGACGCGCCCTACCCGATGCATCTATCGGACGTCCACGAGAAGATGCAGCAGTGGGGCACTGAAAATTATATGATGATGCGCAAATTCGATGCTCCGCCGAACATCATCATGCTCAACCGCGTGATCGGCGGGATGTACGGCAACTTCCGCCGGCTGCGGGCCGAGGCTAACTGGCACGCGATCCTCGAGCCGTACTGCCGTAGTGTGGATTGACGGAGGTTTGATGCCCAAACGACAAATTGAGAAGGTCCCATTTAACCGCCCCCATCTGACGGGCAACGAGCTTCAGTACGTGTCCCGCGCCATTGAAAGCGGCTGGATCTCGGGCGACGGCGAATACACCCGGCGCTGCAACGAGCTGCTCGCAAAGCTAACCGGCGCGCCCAAGGTGCTGCTCACCACATCGTGCACCCACGCGCTGGAGCTCAGCGCGCTGCTGCTCGACCTCAAGCCCGGCGACGAGGTGATCGTGCCCTCGTTCACCTTTGTCAGCACGGTCAATCCCTTTGTGCTGCGCGGGGCCAAGCCGGTCTGGATCGACATCCGGCCCGACACCCTGAACCTCGACGAGTGCCTGATCGAGGGGCTGATCAGCAAACGCACCCGCGCTCTGGTCGCGGTGAACTACGCCGGGGTTGCCTGCAAATACGATCAAATCCGCGAGATCTGCGATCGCCACAACATTGCGCTGATCGAGGACAATGCCCACGGCCTGTTCGCCTCCTATCGCGGACGTCCGCTGGGCACCTTCGGCGAGTTGGCCACGTTGAGCTTCCACGAGACCAAGAACGTGACCTGCGGCGAGGGCGGCGCGTTGATTATCAACGACCCGCGGCACATCGAACGCGCCGAGATCATCCGCGAAAAAGGGACCAATCGCTCGCGCTTCTTCCGTGGCGAAGTCGATAAGTACACCTGGGTCGACCTGGGCTCGAGCTATTTGCCCTCGGAAATCAACGCCGCGTTTCTTTTTGCCCAGCTCGAAGCGCGGGAGCGGATCCAGGCCGGTCGCCGCGCCATCTGGGAGCGCTACCACGACGAGCTGATGGATTGGGCGCAAGATTGCGAGGTCTGGCTGCCCCATGTCTCGCCCGAATACGAGCAGCCGTACCACATGTTCCAGTTGCTGATGCCCACCAATCAGTCGCGCGATCGACTGCTGGCCTATCTGCGCGAACGCGAGATCTACGCGGTGTTTCACTACCTGCCGCTGCACCAGTCCAAGATGGGAAACAAGTTGGGTGCGCGGGCCGAGGAATGCCCGGTGACCGTGGACGTCAGCAGTCGGCTGGTGCGGCTGCCGTTCTACAACGGCATGTCCCAGCAGGATCAGCAACGGGTGATCCAGGAGCTGTGCGCATTCGTTCCCTGAGCGAAGAATGAATTATGAGAACTCTCGTTCCCTATCTCGCTTGGTATAAAAAACGGACCGGGTGGGGCCTGGACAGGTGGTCCGCCATGGCGCTCTCGGCCTTGTTGGTAGGCACTCTTTGCTGCTGCGCAATCTCACACGCACATCAGGAAGATTTGATTTATACCAACGCCCTTGAGCTGGGCTCCCTGAAACAGGGATTGCTCGGCAACGATGTTGTGCGCGAGCTTGCCGATGCTGCGGCTGGAAAGCGTTTCATCGCTTTGGGTGAGGGAGACCACTTCGTAGCAGAGAAGTACGGCTATCGGCTGGCGTTTCTGCGAACGCTGGTCATCGAT encodes the following:
- the rffA gene encoding dTDP-4-amino-4,6-dideoxygalactose transaminase translates to MPKRQIEKVPFNRPHLTGNELQYVSRAIESGWISGDGEYTRRCNELLAKLTGAPKVLLTTSCTHALELSALLLDLKPGDEVIVPSFTFVSTVNPFVLRGAKPVWIDIRPDTLNLDECLIEGLISKRTRALVAVNYAGVACKYDQIREICDRHNIALIEDNAHGLFASYRGRPLGTFGELATLSFHETKNVTCGEGGALIINDPRHIERAEIIREKGTNRSRFFRGEVDKYTWVDLGSSYLPSEINAAFLFAQLEARERIQAGRRAIWERYHDELMDWAQDCEVWLPHVSPEYEQPYHMFQLLMPTNQSRDRLLAYLREREIYAVFHYLPLHQSKMGNKLGARAEECPVTVDVSSRLVRLPFYNGMSQQDQQRVIQELCAFVP
- a CDS encoding AarF/ABC1/UbiB kinase family protein, giving the protein MASEKKVHTTRGGRFFKLGGLSARVGSSYLGERIKDTFLSQDKRRDSLSKAHTRNAQRVVETFGELKGAAMKLGQQISLAADILPPEITQVLSQLQRTAPPVPFSQLREQFLSELGREPEELFQSIDQTAHASASIGQVHRAVLKDGREVVVKIQYPNVDQMVESDLSNLRSLVRTIGRAWFKADVDKFFEEVRELITEELDYEIESYNLKLFRKLLRDRDDVLIPEPLDDYSSQRVLTMTYLEGRSWDELCSDRVDQSLRNELAARLFELLLHQVFDLHVLHADPHPGNYALDSRNRLVIYDFGCIKKFPAQFVQAYQQTLSDGFHRRFERLPEDCDNLGIRVLDDDRPDPQIYRQACEIGLEPFGRDAPYPMHLSDVHEKMQQWGTENYMMMRKFDAPPNIIMLNRVIGGMYGNFRRLRAEANWHAILEPYCRSVD